The segment AAGACTATGCTTAGAGGTCAGGTTTGGTTATATCAAGCCGATCCATCAATTGGTGATGAAATTGGCAAAACTCGCCCTTGTATAATTGTAAGCAATGATAGGATTGGTATTTTACGATTAAAGGTCATTGTTCCTATTACGGGCTGGAATGATATCTTTGCCAATATTTCTTGGATGGTGAAGATTGAACCAACCTCACAAAATGGATTAAATAAACTGTCTGCCGCAGATGCTTTTCAAGTGCGCTCTGTTTCTCAACAAAGACTGATTAAGCATATAGGAAGTCTATCTGAAGACACTACACAAAAGCTTGATCGGGCGTTAGCCGTTGTCTTAGATATTTAAAGATCGGACGAAAATGAAAGTCAAAAAGATTGACATTCCTATTGAGAAGATTGCCAACCTGTGCCAGAACTGGCATATTCATAAACTCTCGCTGTTTGGATCGTTCTTGCGGGATGACTTTACGCCAGAGAGCGATATTGATATCTTAGTGGAATTTGAACCCGGTTTTACTCCTGGATTTTTTAAGCTCTACCAAATTGAAGAAGAACTTTCGGATTTATTCGATCGTCGTCAAATTGATTTAGTGACTCTTAAGTTTCTGAACCATCGAATCCGCGATCGCATTTTAGCAGAAGCAGAGGTTTTTTATATTAAGTCCGCTTAATCAACCCTAATTAAGTCATTGCGAATGGAGCAAAGCGGAATGAAGCAATCTCTACAATCTCCAAATCTCGGCGATTGCTTCCCTCCGGTCGCAATGACATATTCTAACTTATTATTCGGATTTGATATTATGTCGCAGAAAGATAAGAGGTATAGAAAAAAGTGGATAGAATAGAAAATTACCGTCAGATTATCCGTTCTATTCTCACACCTTATACGGAAATTAATTATGCGAATGTTGAGGCAACCAATTATGCTGTTTTCGATCCAGAAACTGATCAATATATGATTGTTTCAGTGGGTTGGGACGATGACAGACGAGTACATGGGTGTTTAATTCATCTGGCAATTCTGGATGGGAAAGTGTGGGTTCAGCAGGATAATACTGAGGATGGAGTAACCTATGATTTGGTCGCAGCAGGAATTCCGAAATCGGATATTGTACTGGGGTTTCATGAACCGCAGATTCGCCCCCATACTGGGTTTGCAGTGGGTTAGGAGAATCAGGTCAATGTAGACTAGATCTCGTTCTTCACTCATAATGGCTTGGCCTCTTTGAGAACTTTTTCTCTAATTAATGGACTCAAACCTTTATCGGTGACGATATCAACTTTGCATTGCAGTAAATCTTGCAAATCCATCAATAACCCACCGGGAAACCACGGGGATGTTTTTGAGGAATCATAATCGATCAAAAAGTCGATATCGCTCTGTTCAGTTTCTTCTCCTCTAGCAACTGAGCCAAAAATTCGCAGATTAAAGGCTCCATGTTTAGCGGCAATTTCTAAAATTTCTTTCTTTTTGTCCTGTAAAGTTTGTCGGATAGTCGTCATTATTTTTTAGCAATCAATGATATAATAGCGAGATAACTGTTCCATTTAATCAAATTCCGGGGCCCAGATTTCTACCACCGGTAATTCCCATCCAGGGAGCAATTCCGGAACGGTGAAAACATCCCCATCACGTAATGTTACGGGGTCTTGATTAAGTCGATAAACTTCCATTGTCCGAGTTCTCGGATCGACCAATACTCCTACCTGAGTTCCTAATGCGATGAATTCTTGGATTTTCTCGCGCAATTTGTTGATACTATCCGTTCTCGACTTCACTTCAAACATTAGATCCGGCACTAATTCAGCATACCCTTCCGTAGTGCGCGGTAAACGTTGAGCGAGGATAAAAGAGGCATCCGGTGCGCGAACATCTCCGTCAGCATTGGGTAAACGAAATCCACCACTAGAAGCAATGACGCGCCCTAATTTTCGGGGTCTCACCCAATGGGATAATTCAGCGACAATAGCAGCAGCCACTTCATCTGATTCTAATCCGGAAGGACTCATACAGATAATTTCTCCTTGAACTAATTCCATCCGATAGTCAGGGTGCTGGGTTTGGAGATATTCTAGGTCTTTGATGGTTAGTTTAGGCATAGCGATCTTTTTACTCTTCGGCTACTAACTGCTGTCTTTTATTGTCCCACCATTCATCAGTAACTTCAATAGGTGTGCCACTATTTAAGCCTTCGAGTAAGAGTTGTTCCCAACGCTGTTGTTCAACTTTCTGTTGTGCTTCGCTAATTAAGTTCAAAATATAGTCATGAGCGGTTGAATAACCTTCTTTTTTGACTGGTTCGGAAATAAAGTCACTCATGGCTTCTGGAAGAGTGAGGTTTAAGTTCGTCATGATGTTTGCTCAAGTTTGATAATCTTGTATACTACTGATTATAATATCATTTTAATTCAAGCAACGCCATGTCACTACAAGAGGTTAAACAGCAAGTGGTAAAGCTCTCGGTTAGAGAACGGCTATCATTGGTGAGTTTTATTATTGAGTCTTTACCGGAATTGAGGAGTTCTACGGCAGAACGCTCTAGGGCAATTGAACAGATGCGAGGGTTATTAAAAACGGATAAACCTGCACCGACTGATGAGGAAGTAGAGGCTATGCTAGAAGAGAGGCGGATAGACAAGTATCTTTAGGAAAGATTAAAATAGCGAGGTACTTTTGAGTGAAGATTTTAATCGATACTAATATTGTATTAGATTTTTTATTGCAACGAGAACCGTTTTGTCAAGAGGCAGAGCTACTTTTTCAAGCAATTCATGATAATAAAATCATAGGATATGTTACTGCTACGACTCTGACAGATATTTTTTACATTGCCAGAAGGCATACAGGCAGTATTGACAAGGCTCAAGAGGCTATTTTAGCCATACTTCATACAATGCTCATTTGTCCGGTTAATCGAGAAACTTTGGAATCAGCATTAACTTTGAGTTGTACTGATTTTGAAGATTCTGTTCAGGTCGCATGTGCTATTGCTCAAGGTTTGGATGGAATTGTAACTCGTGATACAGGTTTTCCCAATGAACTGATTCCTGTTTTATCTGTAGCTGAAGCCTTGCAACAACTAGAAAGTGGTACATAGTAAATTTCTCATAGGGTCATACAGCTCATACCCCACCTCCTCACAGAGACTCGACAAGAGTAAATCGGACACCGAAATCCAAGGAATTTTACAGGGTTTCCCCTCCAGATCGCGCTGAAAATTGGCCCAAATTTGATAGAGTAAATCCGGAGTTAAAGCCAACGGCAGCGCCGCATGAGCCGCCAAAGAAAGATGAGGCTGATCAAATTTCCTCTCAAAGGCTTGAATTCGTCGTTGTGCGGCTTCAATTTTCATGTTGACTACTCGGATACTGACCAAAACTGTTCAGCGATTTTTTCCACGGCTATTTCTAACTCCGGCAAGTAATTTTCCACCACATCCCAGACCACCTCTAGATCGAGATCTAAATAATCATGGGCCAGTTTATTTCTAAAACCGATGACTTGATGCCAAGGCATATTCGGTTGGGACGCTTTCCAATCTTCCGGTAACTTTTTGATTGACTCACACATCACTTCCAAATTTCTGATCACAGCATCCTGAATCATGATTTCTTCTTCAAAGCTCTTCTTTCCTCCTTCCGTATAGGATTGGATGCGCTGTAAACAATCTCGAATATGAATTAAATAGAGTCGATAGTCTTTCATAGGTCAATCGCCTCTTGTAAGACTCGATCGCGGATAAAATAATGGAGTGATTTCGCCGTCACTACATCCACTTTACGTTCTAATAAATCTTCCAAATCTTGGATTAATCCCACGGGAAACCAAGAAGAAGTTTTGGTTAAATCATAATCAATCAGAAAATCAATATCACTATCCTCTCGTTCCTCCCCTCGCGCTACGGAGCCAAAAATTCGCACGTTAAACGCGCCGTGTTGTTCGGCAATGGCTAAAATTTCTGCTCGTTTTTCCTGTAACTCTTGCTTGAGTGCCATGGGTTTAACCTCAGTGTGGCAATCCTGGGTAGAAGATCGTTGATCTGCATCATAGCAGCGATCGCCCCATCCGCCATCCTGCTCTTGCCTCATAGCTCCTTAACTGCGTTGACACAGAACAAGAAGACTATACTCGTATTATATCGGCAAGAAAAGCAACAAAATATGAAGAACAAAGTTATTTCCAGCAACTCTCAAACTGACTGGCAACGGCTAGATAGGATGACCGATGACGAGATTGATTTTTCTGATTGTCCTGAACTGACCCCAGAACTATTTGCTAAAGCTGTAGTTCGTAAAAATCGTCGGACTCACGGGAGCAAGTTCCAGTGACATTATCGATAGATAAAGATATTTTAGAATGGCTTCAATCTCAAGAGCAAG is part of the Roseofilum capinflatum BLCC-M114 genome and harbors:
- a CDS encoding ribbon-helix-helix domain-containing protein; the encoded protein is MTNLNLTLPEAMSDFISEPVKKEGYSTAHDYILNLISEAQQKVEQQRWEQLLLEGLNSGTPIEVTDEWWDNKRQQLVAEE
- a CDS encoding HepT-like ribonuclease domain-containing protein, whose protein sequence is MKDYRLYLIHIRDCLQRIQSYTEGGKKSFEEEIMIQDAVIRNLEVMCESIKKLPEDWKASQPNMPWHQVIGFRNKLAHDYLDLDLEVVWDVVENYLPELEIAVEKIAEQFWSVSE
- a CDS encoding Uma2 family endonuclease, with amino-acid sequence MPKLTIKDLEYLQTQHPDYRMELVQGEIICMSPSGLESDEVAAAIVAELSHWVRPRKLGRVIASSGGFRLPNADGDVRAPDASFILAQRLPRTTEGYAELVPDLMFEVKSRTDSINKLREKIQEFIALGTQVGVLVDPRTRTMEVYRLNQDPVTLRDGDVFTVPELLPGWELPVVEIWAPEFD
- a CDS encoding nucleotidyltransferase family protein, which codes for MTTIRQTLQDKKKEILEIAAKHGAFNLRIFGSVARGEETEQSDIDFLIDYDSSKTSPWFPGGLLMDLQDLLQCKVDIVTDKGLSPLIREKVLKEAKPL
- a CDS encoding XisI protein — encoded protein: MDRIENYRQIIRSILTPYTEINYANVEATNYAVFDPETDQYMIVSVGWDDDRRVHGCLIHLAILDGKVWVQQDNTEDGVTYDLVAAGIPKSDIVLGFHEPQIRPHTGFAVG
- a CDS encoding type II toxin-antitoxin system VapC family toxin, with product MKILIDTNIVLDFLLQREPFCQEAELLFQAIHDNKIIGYVTATTLTDIFYIARRHTGSIDKAQEAILAILHTMLICPVNRETLESALTLSCTDFEDSVQVACAIAQGLDGIVTRDTGFPNELIPVLSVAEALQQLESGT
- a CDS encoding type II toxin-antitoxin system PemK/MazF family toxin, whose translation is MLRGQVWLYQADPSIGDEIGKTRPCIIVSNDRIGILRLKVIVPITGWNDIFANISWMVKIEPTSQNGLNKLSAADAFQVRSVSQQRLIKHIGSLSEDTTQKLDRALAVVLDI
- a CDS encoding nucleotidyltransferase family protein, which codes for MKVKKIDIPIEKIANLCQNWHIHKLSLFGSFLRDDFTPESDIDILVEFEPGFTPGFFKLYQIEEELSDLFDRRQIDLVTLKFLNHRIRDRILAEAEVFYIKSA
- a CDS encoding nucleotidyltransferase family protein; amino-acid sequence: MALKQELQEKRAEILAIAEQHGAFNVRIFGSVARGEEREDSDIDFLIDYDLTKTSSWFPVGLIQDLEDLLERKVDVVTAKSLHYFIRDRVLQEAIDL